In Scleropages formosus chromosome 6, fSclFor1.1, whole genome shotgun sequence, the genomic stretch GTGTCCAGACCCTGCGGGGATGGACGGTTATAGGCACCCGCCTGCGTATTTCACCTTGGGTAAGGCAAGAGGCTACCTATTTTATTCTGGTCAGCCTCCCTCGTGCCATTTGTGTCTTGGCCAGGGACACACTGGGAAATCTTGCAAGGCAATGAAGTGCAAGCGATGTTTGGAGATTGGCCACCTGGCCAAGGACTGCATAGGCCCCAGCCGCTGTACCCAAAACTGGAGGGAAGATCATCTCTCCAGCAGCTACCTGCAGCGCAAGCCGACCTATGCCGAGGTGGTGCAGGAAGGGGCGGTGCCGACGGGGGGACGGTGTGGAAGCCCAGCCTTCTTCTGGCAGTGCTGCGGAGGAGTTGGGATCAGTGGCGGGTGCTGAGGTAAGAGAGCGGCTCTACGGGGCCAATGTGGCACGGTCTCCTTCTTTGCTGGGCACTTCTGAGGGTTCCCGGGCTGAGGAGGAGAGGGATATACTTGGTCACTCGGGTATTTTACGGAATGTTGCGGGAGtgatcagaaaaaagaaaaggcgcaggagggaggctgggttgATCTCCGGTACTACACTGGGGTGCTGGTCTTGACTGTGACCCCTCAAAAGGGCCGAGAAGATACTCCCTCCTCTGTAGCGGTACCCGATCATTCGGGCTTATTAGTTATTGATTTGTCTCGGGTGGGGTCTCCCCCCTaggttcagttcgtcagggccGGGGGAAGAGTCCCACCCGACAGCTGTGGAGAATTGAGATTTTTGTTCAGAAAAACAGTTcaaataattgattttaattagcAGATTTTATAATGTTTacggtgttttgtttttgtgtgtttagtaTGAATGTTTGATGTTtagacgggggtgcggtggcgcagtgggttggaccgcagtcctgctctttggtgggtctggggttcgagtcccgcttggggtgccttgcgacggactggcgtcccgtcctgggtgtgtccccttccccctctggccttacgccctgtgttgccgggtaggctccggtttcccgtgaccccgtgagggacaagcggttctgaaaatgtgtgtgtgtgtgtgtgtttgatgtttagacgggggtgcggtggcgcagtgggttggaccacagtcctgctctccggtgggtctgggattcgagtcccgctgggggtgccttgcgatggactggcgtcccgtcctgggtgtgtcctctccccctccggccttacgccctttgttaccgggtgggctccggttccccgcaaccccgtgtgggacaagcagttccaaaaatgtgtgtatgtttgatGTTTATAGTTTTTAATGATGGAGCTAAATCAGAGTGTGGCAGTTCTGGCATAGGTGCCTGGGTACTTTTCTTGTAGGTGTGGTACACATGTGTTTTAAACCTTGTATTTAAACCACTTTTTggtgaagggttttaaagtcccaggttcCTTTTGTCATAATGgaaatttatatttgcttttaaattctgatgtttattacTCTTTGTACTGGTGATCCAAGATGCATGGAGAAGTGAATAAGCTCTGTCATCTTTATGTTGGGAGATggttttataatgaaatgtgaggatgttattttatgtttgtgatgtggaatattggaagttttattttgttcatggtattgaataaagtaatcaggaagaatttcacgatacatgtacatggtactgtatctatgagaataaacttgaaacttgaagtaaaaaaaaaggggtacaggggggtgcggcgaggtggggggggttggcctgtgcctgctctctggtgggtatggggttcgagtcctgcttggggtgccttgcgacggactggcgtcccgtcctgggtgtgtcccctcctccgcCAGCCTTACCCCTGaggccctctgttgccgggttaggctccggttcgccgctatcccgcttgggacaagcggtttcagtcgtGCGTGTAAAGGGATACTCGGACCGAGACCATTTTCGCGCCGGTAACTTTCGcagtgtgccggtgttcaaataaacgttCACAATAAACAGTatctgtgtgtccttctttgcttCATCCAAACTCAGAGCGTCGCGCTTTACAATATTGAATATGTGTAGAACTTCTGTGGAGGACCAATCGGTGTCAGTCGCCAGGTGGCGCTCTTAACTGTCACGAGGAGTTTTGTACTAAAGACGCTCTTCTGTTATGGAGCAGAATTCCACTGTTTCCTACGGGTAAGATGTGTAACCTCTgttaatattttgtattattagactttttttttttaaagatttgcaACCGCAGTAATCATGTTCCATTGTGATTAATGTGCGTTTCTGTGTTCcgtgtgttttttaatttcccAGTTATGCGTAATAATGCCGTTCACACCGGTTCTTTTCCAGCAACACAGTGGCACAAGTGTGACTAAAAACTAGTCTTTTCTTTTCATCTCAGTTCTCATTCTTGACTGAATAGGGCACATGCAGTTCCAGTTGTTTgaactattattaatttagtaaaacATGAAACAGTCACGTTAACCAGCAGGTGGGTAAAAAATTCGAATGAGTCCTGTCTCTGTCCACGCTTTGAAATAAATCTACTACGGtttcagagaaataaaatacatttgaacaGCTTTCTAAATgaccacagtaaaataaaagtaaaaaaggacACTGAAGAGCACAGTTTGAGAACCACTTATGAAGTTTTGTATTTCCGTGGACTAGTAAATCTGAGATTTCCTTGTGTGTGTTATCCAAGATACAGTCTGAGTACCATACACATACATACGTATCATCACGATATGATACTGCTCAGGTTTCTTGACATTTTTGTTCTTCAGATGTATAACTCAATAATGTACATGAAGGAAATACAGTAGTACATCTGCATCAgagtttttaattaaactagATATTGGTGGTAATTCCTTCTTCCCTTTTTCATATGACTTCCagcatgtattaatttaggagTGGAGGTGACGGCTCATAGGCAGGAGatgatgtaaaaacacaataaaaaaatatttgcagtgcAGTAAAGCACAAGGAGAGAAGATTGAAAAGGATCATCATGGAAGAACCAGGGCCTGAACAGCGCGCACGGTCACCCCACTTCCTCCCATCTGAATTAGACTGTTTCGGGAATACAGTGACTCCTTACTCAGAGGGGTCAGCAGTCATGGACATCTGTATAAAAACAGAACCTAACGATGAAGACTTTTCTGACACTGCATATTACACTGATGCTCAGAGCTACAGTGATGAAGAGGTGGGATCAGTGCTACATCTGGATGTTGACCAAATTAAACAAGAGACTGTAATGgtcaaaataaatgaagacaCTGGCGCTCTAGAGACAGATTCAGTCATATTAGAACAACATTCTCAATTACTGGGACCCTCTACTACAGAGAAAGCAGTTACTGAATCTCTACGTGACTTTGATGATGCTCAAGGAAAGGGTACTCTGGAACAGTCTGTGGGACCTGTCGCCTGTTCCAAGGCCAGTAAGGAGCCATATCAGGATGGTGTTACTCATAAAGCCCAGAAGTGGCAATGCCTTCGGTGCAGACGGATTTTTAAAAGTCAGTCCTACCTGGAAATCCATTTGCAAATTCACTCTGGTGACAGAAATTGTATGCCAGGTGGAGCAAGTCTTTCTCCAATTTGtcacttaaaacagcaccagctttttcagtgtggaaaacaatataaatgtgGTCAACGTGGAAAGACTGTTTCTCAGTTAGGCAagttaaaacagcaccagcttgatcattctggtgagaaaccatataaatgcagTCAGTGTGAAAAGAGTTTTTCCCATGGAGGAACGTTAAAACGACACCttcttgttcattctggtgagaaaccatacaAATGTAGTCAGTGTGGAAAGTGTTTTTACCGAGGAAATAACTTAAAACGGCACCAACtcgttcattctggtgagaaactgtataaatgtagtcagtgtggaaagagtttttttcAGTCCAGTACCTTGAAAGAACACCAGCGTATTCATACTGGTGataaaccatataaatgtagtcagtgtggaaaaagtttcAACCGGGGACATGATGTAAAACGGCACCAGCTTGTCCATTCTGgggagaaaccatataaatgcagTCAGTGTGGAAAGTGTTTTTCACAAGGCGGTACCCTAAAACAACACCAGcttattcattctggtgagaaaccatataagtGTAATGAATGTGGAAAGTGTTTTTCCCAGTTAGACAAGTTGAAACAGCACCAGCgtattcattctggtgagagACTATATAAATGTAGTCTGTGCGGAAAAAGTTTTTCTCGAGGACACaatttaaaacagcaccagctgactcattctggtgagaaactcTATAAGTGTggtgaatgtggaaagagtttctCTCAGTCCAGTAACTTAAAACGgcaccagcttgttcattctggtgagaaaccatatgaatgtagtgaatgtggaaagagtttttacCGAGGACATGACTTAAAAAGgcaccagcttgttcattctggcgaaaaaccatataaatgtactgaatgtggaaagagtttttacAGAGGACATGACTTAAAAAGGCACCAACTTGTTCATGCTGGTGAGAAATTATAACGTAATCTGTGGAAGTTTTACTCCAAGGCAGTATTTAAAAATCCAtgagaaaacactgaaagatATACTGTAATGTATTTGAAGTATGGAGAACAGCTGCAGTTAAGCGTGAAAGGAAATGAAGTCTATACTACATAAAGTGTGAGCTGCAGTCACTACTTACATCATTCTTCTTGGTCATATTTGGAACCTAGGTGTTGGAATTTGTTCACCTTCCAGACTGACTCAATGTTCTGTATATGAACCCTGAACTCTCCACCACTCCAACATCACAAGGTCATTTACTTAGTCGCCTTCTTTTGTTGGGTGAAGGAATAGTTTTCTACAGACTGTCAGCTTTTTATGAGATAGTCCCTTAGAGAATATTTAAATTCTCAGATTTTTTCGTGCACAGTGGACCCAGATAAAATTGTTGTATAACTGATGTTTCATACAGTTGTACCTTCATCCTGTTCTGTTCCAGTAATAAAAACTTGTATAGAAAGTTCAGAGTTCAAGATTGAATCCTGTTACACTAAAGGATACAAACATGTAAGCTGTATAGGTAAATATAAGTATATGTAATTGGTATTTTATGTATGAGTTTTGTTTAATGTATTGAAGCCTgaatttattatacatttattagaTTCCTGTATTTTGTAAAAACTTGGGGTTAAATTTTCTTGTCATTTGAAATGAGCACAGAATTCCATAAAGGTATTTCTGTTTGTGATATTTGACCTTGAAAAAACTAGTTAATGCACAGTTAAACAGACTTGTCcaagataaataaatggattaaaACAAGGTGTTCAGTATTGTGATAGAATCTTGCTATTAGGGGGTCAAGTGGCGGGCTGCCCTAGGGAGGTAATATTCTTtgattttatgcatttgctATTATTGTGTGGAAATGTCATGGACATAAACTTATACAATATGGTAttacaaaacagaagaaaaagagcCTTTCTGGCAAAGAGTTGTCAAAAGTTTCCCCATATCATTATGGATATTCTCAGGTCTCAAAGCTCTACACCATACTGGCAACCTTTAATAACTGTTAAAGTCACATTTCAGTCCCTGATTGACTTGCACCAAATTGACTTTTTTAGCAGAATCCACAGTGCATTTGGAAAATAGGTCCCTAAATCATTATTCATGACAACCTCACCATAATCAAAACAGCTCTTAAAAGATACCTTTCCATGTTTTTATGCATACTGAAATATCCTTTACACTACACTTGTACTTTGTTTCAAAACATCTGAGATAAAAATTGTCAAAGATTTCGCAGTTTATAATTGTAGTCAGTGTtagtttttctaaaatttctcaaTAGAATGCATTCAGTAGAAGCTCAGCACTGTAGGGGAAGGGGGAGCAGGAACAGGCTGCTTAATGGGGGGATtacaaactatttttaaaattgattaatATTGTATCCTAGATTTTTTCAGCAACTAtccaatgaataaatataggtatgtttatatttttactgctttttgacTGCAAAACATCTGTATCCGTATCTGTTTTAAAGTAGACATTAACATCACTTcatgttaaaagaaaataaaccagAATCCTGTCTACAATTGTACCATCTCATACCCgattttatactgtaatatatttatacttTATACTTTTTGCAGGACAGAGCAAAACACCAAAACAGACCTTGcatgagctgttgatgaaagTAGAATAGAAGtcttgaattttaaattaatttcagctttATCAATGCTTAGGGTTAGTAGAAGCTAACttttgaataaaacaaaggaCTGAATTCTgttatgttacttcatttagcagatgaagcaacttccagtaaacactgtgcagtgttatcagcacacaccttattcacccaaggtgacttagaatc encodes the following:
- the LOC108923601 gene encoding zinc finger protein 501-like → MEEPGPEQRARSPHFLPSELDCFGNTVTPYSEGSAVMDICIKTEPNDEDFSDTAYYTDAQSYSDEEVGSVLHLDVDQIKQETVMVKINEDTGALETDSVILEQHSQLLGPSTTEKAVTESLRDFDDAQGKGTLEQSVGPVACSKASKEPYQDGVTHKAQKWQCLRCRRIFKSQSYLEIHLQIHSGDRNCMPGGASLSPICHLKQHQLFQCGKQYKCGQRGKTVSQLGKLKQHQLDHSGEKPYKCSQCEKSFSHGGTLKRHLLVHSGEKPYKCSQCGKCFYRGNNLKRHQLVHSGEKLYKCSQCGKSFFQSSTLKEHQRIHTGDKPYKCSQCGKSFNRGHDVKRHQLVHSGEKPYKCSQCGKCFSQGGTLKQHQLIHSGEKPYKCNECGKCFSQLDKLKQHQRIHSGERLYKCSLCGKSFSRGHNLKQHQLTHSGEKLYKCGECGKSFSQSSNLKRHQLVHSGEKPYECSECGKSFYRGHDLKRHQLVHSGEKPYKCTECGKSFYRGHDLKRHQLVHAGEKL